The following proteins come from a genomic window of Thiothrix winogradskyi:
- a CDS encoding class I SAM-dependent methyltransferase: MQKSGGIRAGFQGLEGMVVPVKIKALASLRSSDYRWIAGIADCELGCGQGITSLIMAANYPQGHFYAIDFNPSHIAKARRLAEAAGLTNITFYEKSFAQIAENPNLLPECDFIALHGIFTWVSDENRQHIIDICERHLKSGGMVYNSYNAKPGWVMGEPLQKLVYEASKLYSGNSIARMEQAVGLLKKLHEADSRFFAINRDMIKTRLETLESKDKHYLVHEYFHEGWRAFYFTEVAGYMSAAKLDFIGDATASSAYVPSLISADAQNLLTQIPDTNVRELFKDMLFNTGFRKDIFMRGIAGRMSSEDQAAYLHNTVWALRKRMSEQEKAEFTFDLPIIGRVQGKADVYRPLVELLEQQSMTFSELRVKSGMSITDLLQCLIFMLQEDLLALRHGKQGVASVAALNKALASQTFNTKRSSYIALPAVCGSIALSVLDMLFFQVALETGNADDSDHIIQQVAHALESRGLHVNYNGQQLTGEAMMKRLRELESVWCTSALPVLRDGGALL, translated from the coding sequence ATGCAAAAGTCAGGCGGTATTCGGGCAGGCTTTCAGGGCTTGGAGGGTATGGTTGTGCCCGTAAAAATCAAAGCCCTCGCAAGCCTGCGAAGCTCTGATTACCGATGGATAGCGGGAATTGCTGATTGTGAGCTAGGTTGTGGTCAGGGGATTACCAGTTTGATTATGGCTGCGAATTATCCTCAAGGGCATTTTTATGCGATTGATTTTAACCCTTCCCATATTGCTAAAGCGCGGCGTTTAGCCGAGGCAGCCGGTCTAACGAATATTACGTTTTATGAGAAGAGTTTTGCACAGATTGCGGAAAACCCCAATTTGTTGCCTGAATGTGACTTTATTGCACTGCATGGTATCTTTACTTGGGTTTCGGATGAAAATCGCCAGCATATTATTGATATTTGTGAGCGTCACCTGAAGTCAGGGGGGATGGTTTATAACAGCTATAACGCTAAACCCGGTTGGGTTATGGGCGAGCCATTGCAAAAATTGGTGTATGAAGCCAGTAAATTGTACTCAGGCAATAGTATTGCACGCATGGAACAGGCGGTGGGCTTGCTCAAAAAACTCCATGAGGCAGATTCCCGTTTCTTTGCAATTAACCGCGACATGATTAAAACGCGATTGGAAACGTTGGAATCTAAAGATAAGCATTATCTGGTGCATGAGTATTTTCATGAGGGCTGGCGGGCATTTTATTTTACCGAGGTCGCAGGCTATATGAGTGCGGCTAAATTGGATTTCATTGGTGATGCAACGGCATCATCGGCTTACGTTCCTTCGCTGATTTCAGCCGATGCACAAAATTTATTAACACAAATTCCTGATACCAATGTCCGCGAATTATTCAAGGATATGTTATTTAATACGGGATTCCGTAAAGATATTTTTATGCGCGGTATTGCCGGGCGCATGAGTAGTGAAGATCAGGCAGCTTATTTGCACAATACGGTTTGGGCATTGCGTAAGCGCATGAGTGAGCAAGAAAAAGCTGAGTTTACTTTTGATCTACCCATCATCGGCAGAGTGCAGGGTAAAGCGGATGTGTATCGCCCGCTAGTGGAATTATTAGAACAGCAGTCAATGACATTTTCCGAGTTGCGTGTAAAGTCTGGCATGTCGATAACAGATTTATTGCAATGCTTGATTTTTATGCTTCAAGAGGATCTGTTAGCACTACGTCATGGGAAACAGGGTGTTGCTTCCGTGGCTGCTTTGAACAAGGCACTAGCCAGTCAAACGTTTAATACCAAGCGCAGCAGCTATATTGCGTTACCGGCAGTCTGTGGAAGTATTGCTTTATCTGTGCTGGATATGCTGTTTTTCCAGGTGGCTTTGGAGACAGGCAATGCGGATGACTCGGATCATATTATTCAACAGGTTGCTCATGCTTTAGAATCACGCGGCTTGCATGTTAATTATAATGGTCAGCAATTAACGGGTGAGGCTATGATGAAGCGTTTACGCGAGCTAGAAAGTGTATGGTGTACTTCAGCATTGCCCGTTCTGCGTGATGGTGGGGCGTTGTTATAA
- a CDS encoding Ig-like domain-containing protein: protein MGFTRLSVFLLLLCCSLISSVYAANTKPIALPQAATLLEDESKTLTLEGVDADGDALTYTLVGRPANGTLTLVGNQATYVPKANFFGSDKFTFTVKDAVSVSATATVSVMITAIPDAPTGTPQLISMVEDTTKAITLTATDPDSSASSLKYALASLPANGILKSGTKVLTATDVGVLLSSTALSYIPNKDYAGTDRFTFTVTDGSLVSPAAIVSLTITPVNDAPTATAQTGTSAVRTDEDTPVRLTLSGSDPEDANNITYHLGSISSLNGTLQAVAGEPAVYLYTPKLNYNGTASFTFTVKDTTGKVSSAATVSIVVASIPDAPTGTPQLISMVEDTTKAITLTATDPDSSASSLKYALASLPANGILKSGTKVLTATDVGVLLSSTAVSYIPNKDYAGTDRFTFTVTDGSLVSPAAIVSLTITPVNDAPTATAQTGTSPVRTDEDTPVRITLSGSDPEDGNNITYHLGSTSSLNGTLQAVAGETATYLYTPKLNYNGTASFTFTVKDTTSKVSPAATVSIVVASIPDAPTGTPQLISMVEDTTKAITLTATDPDSSASSLKYALASLPANGILKSGTKVLTATDVGVLLSSTSMSYIPNKDYVGTDRFTFTVTDGSLVSPAAIVSLTITPVNDAPLAVSQSISVSPFGSTVITLSGTDVDGDPLTYLMNTPAAKGTVALATGFGTTVGVNTLEYTPKAGVLTDAIMFKVKDAKLTSAVAAKVNITVTQTPNDPPTANAGADITVIEGTSVTLNGLGTDPNQGDTLSYNWLQGTTVKATTASYTFTAPTVTADQSYTYTLEVSDGKGGIATDTVVVTVKNFAFNDAALLKCFGTSVPSEATLKALTTFTCDGIDLSTANLSQLAQLINLRTLDLSHTKLSNISGLAGLTQLTNLNLGFNAINNISALAGMTQLQTLNLSFNAISDISALTGMNNLQALYLDANNLTTISALANKSALTKLYLDANQLTAITALASSSNLTELGLSHNQLSTITTLSGMSTLQVLALDGNNLSDISGLSGLSSLQTLYLRGNLLSNVAAISGLANLKTLELGFNTISTLPSLSSMTALQHVGLEHNALTDITALSGKTSLKSVFLEHNEIPSNTATINTLKTLTGLNTLIRLEHNRLLDVNGLTTLGGSNNLALTLEDNCLGSVSLPSRIKVVGRSWQFLASRCSTAGENNAPVAYDKTSVITQGTTAVITLDAVDPDSGDTLIYALSDVNVSNGTLNTGNLSNGSVSFTASATVGSAGSFKFRVTDNGGLQSSLATITLQISEPPPSVTDALLVQHCFGGGEPSEATLVVTSTLNCTSGGNLVGANFADLSDLPNLTELSMENASLTNTDLAALAQALPNLIKLTLSGNQISDASGLAGMTQLVTLLLDDNQLTDISGLTTQNFPALIRLNLSGNTFDTADFTALGTNLPNLIMLFLDNSQLDNADLTALFGTAAAPKLSSMYYLVLRNNSITSIEPLLHLAGVSTLLLDDNNIMDIAALSPAASTALPMPGMSELSVNANRLSSIAVPRLGSLSLLSANRNCLSSAPLTHTNSPPPNVSWTSQRALVSGVCPVAP, encoded by the coding sequence ATGGGGTTTACTCGCCTGTCAGTTTTTTTGTTGCTGTTATGCTGTTCACTGATTTCTAGTGTTTATGCCGCTAACACGAAACCTATTGCCTTACCGCAAGCCGCGACACTACTGGAAGATGAGTCCAAAACGCTAACCTTGGAAGGTGTGGATGCCGATGGGGATGCCTTAACGTATACGTTAGTCGGTAGACCTGCCAACGGGACACTCACATTAGTGGGTAATCAAGCGACTTATGTACCCAAAGCCAACTTTTTTGGTAGTGACAAATTTACTTTCACGGTAAAAGATGCTGTGAGTGTGTCAGCAACCGCGACGGTGAGTGTAATGATCACCGCGATTCCTGATGCTCCGACTGGCACACCGCAACTGATTAGCATGGTGGAAGACACCACAAAAGCGATTACGCTGACCGCGACGGATCCCGATAGCAGTGCCAGCAGCCTGAAATACGCCCTAGCCAGCTTGCCCGCCAATGGAATTCTGAAAAGTGGCACCAAGGTGCTGACGGCGACCGATGTGGGTGTGCTACTCAGCAGTACCGCCTTGAGTTATATTCCCAACAAAGACTACGCGGGTACCGACCGTTTTACCTTCACCGTCACGGATGGCAGCCTGGTTTCACCCGCCGCCATCGTGAGTCTGACGATCACGCCCGTGAATGATGCACCGACAGCGACTGCACAGACAGGCACCAGCGCGGTCAGAACGGATGAAGACACACCCGTCAGGCTTACCTTGTCGGGCAGTGACCCGGAGGACGCTAATAACATTACCTACCATCTGGGCAGCATCAGCAGCCTGAATGGCACGCTACAAGCGGTTGCGGGTGAACCAGCCGTTTATCTCTATACCCCGAAACTGAATTACAACGGCACGGCCTCATTCACGTTTACGGTGAAGGACACGACGGGTAAGGTATCCTCGGCGGCGACAGTTTCCATTGTTGTCGCCTCGATCCCTGATGCGCCGACTGGCACACCGCAACTGATTAGCATGGTGGAAGACACCACAAAAGCGATTACGCTGACCGCGACGGATCCCGATAGCAGTGCCAGCAGCTTGAAATACGCCCTAGCCAGCTTGCCCGCCAATGGAATTCTGAAAAGTGGCACCAAGGTGCTGACAGCGACCGATGTGGGTGTGCTACTTAGCAGTACCGCCGTGAGTTATATTCCCAACAAAGACTACGCGGGTACCGACCGTTTTACCTTCACCGTCACGGATGGCAGCCTAGTTTCACCCGCCGCCATCGTGAGTCTGACGATCACGCCCGTGAATGATGCACCGACAGCGACTGCACAGACAGGCACCAGCCCGGTCAGAACGGATGAAGACACACCGGTCAGGATTACCTTGTCGGGCAGTGACCCGGAGGATGGTAATAACATCACCTACCATCTAGGCAGCACCAGCAGCCTGAACGGCACGCTACAAGCGGTTGCGGGTGAAACAGCCACTTATCTCTACACGCCTAAACTGAATTACAACGGTACCGCCTCATTCACGTTTACGGTGAAGGACACGACGAGTAAGGTATCCCCGGCGGCGACAGTTTCCATTGTTGTCGCCTCGATCCCTGATGCGCCGACTGGCACACCGCAATTGATCAGCATGGTGGAAGACACCACAAAAGCAATTACGCTGACAGCGACGGATCCCGATAGCAGTGCCAGCAGCCTGAAATACGCCCTAGCCAGCTTGCCCGCCAATGGCATCCTGAAAAGTGGCACCAAGGTGCTGACAGCGACCGATGTGGGTGTGCTACTCAGCAGTACCTCCATGAGTTATATTCCCAACAAAGACTACGTGGGCACTGACCGTTTTACCTTCACCGTCACGGATGGCAGCCTGGTTTCACCCGCAGCCATCGTGAGTCTGACGATCACGCCCGTGAATGATGCACCATTGGCCGTATCACAAAGCATCAGTGTTTCACCTTTTGGCTCAACGGTTATTACATTGTCAGGTACGGATGTGGATGGTGATCCGTTAACGTACTTAATGAACACACCAGCAGCCAAGGGTACAGTAGCGTTAGCCACAGGTTTTGGCACCACTGTTGGGGTGAATACGCTTGAATACACCCCAAAAGCAGGTGTGTTGACCGATGCGATTATGTTTAAGGTAAAAGATGCCAAGTTGACTTCCGCTGTTGCCGCGAAGGTGAATATCACGGTTACGCAAACACCCAATGACCCGCCTACTGCAAATGCAGGTGCAGATATTACGGTTATAGAAGGTACTTCTGTCACGCTCAATGGTTTAGGGACAGATCCCAATCAGGGGGATACCCTTAGCTACAACTGGTTACAAGGTACAACTGTCAAAGCAACGACAGCAAGCTATACCTTTACAGCACCTACGGTAACAGCAGACCAGTCTTACACGTATACGCTGGAAGTTAGCGATGGCAAAGGCGGAATAGCAACGGATACAGTCGTGGTAACAGTCAAAAACTTTGCATTTAATGACGCGGCCTTGCTGAAATGTTTCGGTACGAGTGTTCCTAGTGAAGCAACGCTAAAGGCACTCACCACGTTCACTTGTGACGGTATTGACCTTTCCACTGCTAATCTCTCGCAGTTGGCGCAATTGATTAACTTGCGCACCCTAGACCTCTCCCATACCAAGCTAAGCAATATCAGCGGTCTTGCCGGTCTGACGCAATTGACCAACCTAAACCTAGGCTTTAATGCCATTAATAATATCAGCGCGTTAGCGGGCATGACCCAACTGCAAACCCTGAACCTCAGTTTCAATGCCATCAGCGACATTAGCGCTCTGACGGGTATGAATAACCTGCAAGCGCTGTATTTGGATGCCAACAACCTCACCACGATCAGTGCTTTGGCAAACAAATCAGCCCTCACCAAGTTGTACCTCGATGCTAACCAGCTCACCGCCATTACCGCCTTAGCCAGCTCATCCAACCTGACGGAACTGGGCTTAAGCCATAATCAGCTCAGCACTATCACCACATTGTCAGGCATGAGCACCCTGCAAGTACTCGCGTTAGACGGCAATAACTTAAGTGACATCAGCGGTCTGTCAGGGCTGAGCAGTCTGCAAACTCTGTACCTGCGCGGCAATTTGCTCAGTAATGTTGCGGCGATTTCCGGCTTGGCGAATCTAAAAACACTGGAACTGGGCTTTAATACGATTAGCACCTTGCCAAGCCTGAGCAGCATGACGGCATTGCAACACGTAGGGTTAGAACATAACGCACTCACTGACATCACCGCCTTGTCGGGTAAAACCAGCCTGAAAAGCGTATTTTTGGAACACAATGAAATTCCCAGCAACACCGCCACTATTAACACCCTGAAAACCCTCACCGGTCTTAATACGCTGATTCGCTTGGAGCATAATCGTTTGCTGGATGTGAATGGCTTAACCACGCTGGGTGGCAGCAATAATCTCGCCCTGACTTTAGAAGATAACTGCCTTGGCAGCGTTTCCTTGCCAAGCCGCATTAAGGTGGTGGGACGAAGCTGGCAATTCCTAGCATCACGTTGTTCCACCGCAGGCGAGAATAATGCCCCAGTAGCGTATGATAAAACGTCGGTGATTACTCAAGGTACGACGGCAGTGATTACCTTGGATGCGGTTGACCCCGATAGCGGCGATACCCTGATCTATGCGCTATCTGATGTTAATGTATCCAACGGCACGTTAAACACCGGCAATCTGTCCAATGGCTCAGTAAGCTTTACTGCCAGTGCGACCGTGGGGAGTGCGGGCAGTTTCAAATTCCGAGTGACGGATAATGGTGGTTTGCAATCGTCGTTGGCGACCATTACCTTGCAAATCAGTGAGCCACCTCCCAGTGTGACCGATGCCTTACTCGTGCAGCATTGTTTCGGTGGGGGTGAGCCTTCTGAAGCTACCTTAGTCGTGACTTCCACGTTAAATTGTACTTCGGGTGGAAATTTGGTTGGTGCTAATTTCGCTGACTTAAGTGATTTGCCCAATTTGACCGAGTTATCCATGGAAAATGCCAGCCTGACCAATACGGATTTGGCTGCATTGGCGCAAGCGTTGCCGAATTTGATCAAGCTGACTCTCAGCGGTAATCAGATCAGCGATGCGAGTGGTTTAGCGGGAATGACGCAGTTAGTGACGTTGTTGCTGGATGATAATCAGCTCACAGATATTAGCGGTTTAACCACGCAAAATTTCCCAGCGTTGATTCGTTTGAATTTGAGTGGCAATACCTTTGATACGGCTGATTTCACCGCACTTGGCACTAATTTGCCCAATTTGATTATGTTATTCCTCGATAATTCGCAGTTGGATAATGCGGATTTGACGGCTTTGTTTGGGACGGCAGCAGCCCCTAAGTTAAGTAGCATGTATTATTTGGTATTGCGCAATAACAGCATTACCAGCATTGAACCATTGCTGCATCTGGCAGGGGTTAGCACCTTGCTGTTGGATGACAATAACATTATGGACATTGCTGCGCTGTCACCGGCTGCGTCTACAGCATTACCGATGCCGGGTATGTCGGAGTTGTCTGTTAATGCTAATCGCCTGAGTAGCATTGCAGTGCCACGTTTGGGAAGTTTGAGTTTACTGTCAGCTAATCGCAACTGTTTGAGCAGTGCGCCGCTAACGCACACTAATTCACCACCACCTAATGTGTCTTGGACAAGTCAGCGAGCGCTAGTCAGCGGGGTTTGCCCGGTTGCACCTTAG